From Salvia splendens isolate huo1 chromosome 3, SspV2, whole genome shotgun sequence, a single genomic window includes:
- the LOC121796758 gene encoding uncharacterized protein LOC121796758, whose protein sequence is MPPDANWIKLNTAGFWRDTEAGAGGMIRDKEGNIIQGTMARITTTWALDAELQALVIVLDAAREHGIRIWIGMDNKEVVTLLNAKRFGAAALRHRVTAIRNRIKQVEVWITHIRSQGNRVAEFLARHGSLERECSMFNQGSAPARAKALARMDQLGMPSFCLPEQSYHR, encoded by the coding sequence ATGCCGCCAGACGCAAACTGGATCAAGCTAAACACAGCTGGATTTTGGAGGGACACCGAAGCTGGTGCAGGGGGCATGATCCGAGACAAAGAAGGTAATATTATCCAAGGGACCATGGCTAGAATCACAACCACTTGGGCACTCGATGCAGAGCTGCAAGCGCTAGTGATTGTCCTTGATGCAGCAAGAGAGCACGGCATACGCATTTGGATCGGGATGGATAATAAGGAGGTCGTCACTTTGCTGAATGCCAAAAGATTTGGTGCAGCTGCCCTGAGACACCGGGTAACGGCCATCCGCAACAGAATAAAACAGGTGGAGGTATGGATCACACATATCCGCTCACAAGGGAATAGGGTGGCAGAGTTTCTGGCTCGTCATGGAAGCTTGGAAAGGGAATGTAGTATGTTTAACCAAGGTTCTGCCCCTGCGAGGGCGAAGGCATTAGCCAGGATGGACCAACTTGGCATGCCAAGTTTCTGCCTCCCAGAGCAAAGTTATCATCGATAA